The sequence below is a genomic window from Draconibacterium halophilum.
AAGATACTTTTCAGCGTTTGCGGCCGGTGCACGATCCTGCAATCGCGCAATTGGTTCATATGGTAATGGGCAAAGGCGGATCTTTTGGTTTTGTTTCGGCTCATGCCGCTAATTCTGTTGCTCTTTTAGTGCTAATTTCCCGGATATTTAAAAGCCGCGGGTATTATTTTTTAATGCTGACTTGGGTGCTTGTGTTTTGTTATTCGCGTATTTATGTAGGGGTGCATTATCCTCTCGATCTTATTTGTGGTGGACTTGTCGGCTGGCTAATTGGTTGGGGGCTGTACAAGCTTATGATGTTTGTCGAAAACCATTTCTTTTTTGGGCGTTCGCCAAAAATTGAAAAAACGGCAATTTCAACAAAAGATACCGGTACTATGGTTTTA
It includes:
- a CDS encoding phosphatase PAP2 family protein, whose protein sequence is MEILQRILELDKDLFLFLNGLHSDFWDPIMVMVTRQEIWIPFFASILFFIVKNYRSKTLLILITLAILIAVTDQFSGLIKDTFQRLRPVHDPAIAQLVHMVMGKGGSFGFVSAHAANSVALLVLISRIFKSRGYYFLMLTWVLVFCYSRIYVGVHYPLDLICGGLVGWLIGWGLYKLMMFVENHFFFGRSPKIEKTAISTKDTGTMVLVFSVLVSTFFIAVFILRHYNLL